A DNA window from Octopus bimaculoides isolate UCB-OBI-ISO-001 chromosome 12, ASM119413v2, whole genome shotgun sequence contains the following coding sequences:
- the LOC106878319 gene encoding androgen-induced gene 1 protein, with protein sequence MAIKRDRKVSHHTEQVTASPLSSSFTPSKISNLSLYICFFHLIAFILLAFGTYTDTFEIQYGWNTYFGKFKYLTYWNIWIQTLYFVISLLYDLMKWRSVNKYDQNKVRQLQIVIDHVHATIVFPVGIFVVITFWLIYHFDRELVFPSFLDEIVPGWLNHILHTLPLVLLFLDKYLVPHCYPPKLRGIGYTFCYTSIYVVWILFLAFAKGIWVYPILQILNNQQRFVFIALLWLFGISIYLVGDGFTCFMWRASAQPMKTRKNKVK encoded by the coding sequence ATGGCAATAAAACGTGACAGGAAAGTCTCTCACCATACAGAGCAAGTTACGGCCTCacccctttcttcttcttttactcctTCAAAAATATCGAatctatctttgtatatttgCTTTTTTCACCTGATAGCATTCATTCTTTTAGCTTTTGGCACCTACACTGACACCTTCGAAATTCAGTACGGTTGGAATacatattttggtaaatttaaatacCTCACATACTGGAATATATGGATACAAACgttatattttgtcatttctttacTGTATGACCTCATGAAATGGCGAAGCGTGAACAAATACGATCAAAACAAGGTAAGACAGCTGCAGATCGTCATAGATCACGTTCATGCTACTATAGTTTTCCCAGTCGGAATTTTTGTGGTGATCACATTCTGGTTAATTTATCATTTCGATCGTGAGTTGGTGTTTCCTTCTTTCCTTGATGAAATCGTTCCAGGTTGGTTGAACCATATCTTGCACACTTTACCATTGGTCCTTCTCTTTTTGGACAAGTACCTCGTCCCTCATTGTTATCCTCCCAAACTTCGTGGAATTGGTTACACATTCTGCTACACTAGCATCTACGTGGTATGGATCCTTTTCCTGGCCTTCGCTAAAGGTATTTGGGTTTACCCGATCCTTCAAATCTTAAATAATCAACAGAGATTTGTCTTCATAGCTCTTCTATGGTTGTTTGGAATCAGCATTTACCTAGTCGGAGATGGTTTTACCTGTTTCATGTGGAGGGCTTCAGCCCAACCTATGAAGACCAGAAAGAATAAagtcaaataa